AATGAGTATAGGAAAATTCTAGATTTTAAAGAGTATCTTGATTTAAGGGCTAATGATAAGAGCCAATTAAAAAAGATAGCAGTTATAATGTTTACTCTTTTTATTGTTAACTTTATCTTTAACTTTGCAAATGTCTACTTGCTTAACTTTGCTAGCCAAAAAATAATATATGTATTAAGGAGTGATCTATATAGTCATATATTAAAACTCTCACTTAGCTTTTTTGATAAAAATCCTGTTGGGCGCCTGGTAACAAGGGTTACCAGTGATATGGATAACATATCCAAACTATTTACAGATGTTTTAATCTCAGTAATTAAAGATATTTTCCTAATTGTAGGAACAGTTATTGTTATGTTAACATTAAATTGGCGTTTAGGATTGGTGGCTATGATCTCCCTTCCTCTAGTTATTTTTATATCCTTCGTTTTTAGGCATTATGCAAGGATAATCCAGAGAGAGGTAAAGGTTAAACTAGCTAAAATAAACGCCTACCTTGCCGAGAGTATCAATGGTATGAAGGTTATTCAGATTTTTAATAGGGAAGATCTAACAATTAAAGAGTTTGATGAACAAAATGTTGATTATTTTAACTCTTCAATTGATGAAACCCGGGTTTATGCCCTCTTTAGGCCTGGAATACACCTAATGTCTGGAATATCCCTAGGTTTTATTCTTTTATATGGTGGATTCTCTTCTTTGGAAGGCAGTCTAGAAATTGGTGTCCTAGTTGCTTTTTTCCAATATATTAATCACCTTTTTAGGCCTATATCTAGTCTTGCCGAAAAGTTTAATATTTTCCAATCCTCCATGGCTTCATGTGAAAGAGTTTTTATATTGATGGATGAGGATATTGAGATTTTAAATAATAAAAAAACTATAAGTCCCTATGATACTAGGGGGGAAATAGTCCTTGAAAATGTCTTTTTCTCATATATTCCTGGGGAACCAGTAATAAAGGGTATAAATCTAGATATTAATCCAGGTGATACTGTCGCTTTAGTTGGTGCAACAGGGTCAGGTAAAACCACAATAACTTCTCTAATTAGTAGGCTCTATGATATAGATTCAGGATCAATAAAGTTAGATGGTGTAGATATTCGCGATATGGATAAACATGAACTTAGAAGAAGAATTGCAGTAGTTTTACAGGATGTATTTTTATTTTCTGGAGATATTAAAGGAAACATAAATTTAAATAATAATGAGATAGGTTTCGATCGGGTATTAGAGGCTTCCGAGTATGTAAATGCCCACAAGTTTGTAAAAAAACTTCCTAAAAAGTATGACCATGAGGTTAGGGAGAGGGGAGCTACATTTTCTTCTGGTGAAAAACAATTAATCTCCTTTGCTAGAGCCCTTGCTTTCAATCCAGATATTTTAATTCTAGACGAAGCTACTTCTAGCATCGACACAGAAACTGAAGCTCTAATTCAGGATGCAATAGAGAAGTTAATAAAGGATCGGACTACAATTATAGTTGCCCATAGGCTCTCTACAATTAAACATGCTGATAAGATTGTTGTTTTACATAAGGGTGAAATTAAAGAGGTTGGTAAGCATGACGAGCTTCTTAGAAAAAAGGGGATGTATTACGACCTATATAAATTACAGGTAGAAGCGCTTTAAATAGCTTCTAATTATTCTGTTTTTTACTAAGGTTTAACCCTCTCTTTTATTATTGTCTTCTATATAAATACACGATACAATCATATTATGGCTAAAATTAGGATTCGAACTCAGTTTTTATCACTTTTCATGATTATTGGTTTAATACCACTATTTATTATTTCAGCGCTCTTTTTTTGCAAACATC
Above is a genomic segment from Thiospirochaeta perfilievii containing:
- a CDS encoding ABC transporter ATP-binding protein is translated as MGIKKEEKIERSADINIIKRLYPYIKKQALVFVTCLFLIGAITGIDLLVPYLTKVAIDQSIGAFDSPIVKVDGRFVKLGLDEELGDREVYRLEKDGDGIYLVSNEYRKILDFKEYLDLRANDKSQLKKIAVIMFTLFIVNFIFNFANVYLLNFASQKIIYVLRSDLYSHILKLSLSFFDKNPVGRLVTRVTSDMDNISKLFTDVLISVIKDIFLIVGTVIVMLTLNWRLGLVAMISLPLVIFISFVFRHYARIIQREVKVKLAKINAYLAESINGMKVIQIFNREDLTIKEFDEQNVDYFNSSIDETRVYALFRPGIHLMSGISLGFILLYGGFSSLEGSLEIGVLVAFFQYINHLFRPISSLAEKFNIFQSSMASCERVFILMDEDIEILNNKKTISPYDTRGEIVLENVFFSYIPGEPVIKGINLDINPGDTVALVGATGSGKTTITSLISRLYDIDSGSIKLDGVDIRDMDKHELRRRIAVVLQDVFLFSGDIKGNINLNNNEIGFDRVLEASEYVNAHKFVKKLPKKYDHEVRERGATFSSGEKQLISFARALAFNPDILILDEATSSIDTETEALIQDAIEKLIKDRTTIIVAHRLSTIKHADKIVVLHKGEIKEVGKHDELLRKKGMYYDLYKLQVEAL